One window from the genome of Alkalihalobacillus sp. LMS6 encodes:
- the walK gene encoding cell wall metabolism sensor histidine kinase WalK, whose amino-acid sequence MDRNVGFFKSIRFKLIIIYMLLIVLAMQIVGFYFSNSLERSLMDNYETVISDRVNLLTVSAARELIDEDSDTQENLNTLLNETFPQTDDNIRFGKAQIIGNDFVLLASSDPSDQSRIGQLTEQTIVRRAITGGSSLSDQRINEQNQERYFVKAQPIRPNEDFSSASIDGESPEASEIQGAVYVEASIEEVTDQAQSINQIFIVASTIALLITFFVIILVARTITAPILDMRRQALRMGHGDFSRQVKVYGSDELGQLAMSFNELTNKLHDTTLMRDREQKRLRSVLAHMTDGVVATDQSGLIILMNRRAEELLGISLKHVLRKPIIEVLNMDETQSIYDLYEKNESVLLDFSYGDKLVLLEANFSAIQEDEGPMNGLITVLHDVTEKEKIEGERREFVANVSHELRTPLTTMKSYLEALADGAIEDKEIAPHFLNVTQKETDRMIRLVNDLLQLSRIDSQDYEMDLQWVELGSFLHSIIERFEMIVKDKDIEFHRHIVKQPTFAKIDEDKLTQVLDNIVSNAIKYSPEGGNVTITLLHQGNKARISISDEGMGIPAESQDKIFERFYRVDKARARNVGGTGLGLAIAKEYVLAHEGEIWVNSEYNEGTTIYITLPYSTFKGGKV is encoded by the coding sequence ATGGATCGAAACGTAGGTTTCTTCAAATCAATACGGTTTAAACTCATTATTATTTATATGCTTCTTATTGTCCTGGCCATGCAAATTGTTGGCTTTTATTTCTCGAATTCACTTGAGAGAAGCTTAATGGATAACTATGAAACGGTAATTAGTGACCGGGTAAATTTATTGACCGTGAGCGCGGCAAGAGAATTAATTGACGAGGATTCAGACACACAGGAAAATTTAAATACACTTCTAAACGAAACATTTCCGCAAACAGACGATAATATTCGGTTTGGGAAAGCACAAATTATTGGAAATGATTTTGTATTGCTAGCTAGCTCTGATCCAAGTGATCAAAGTAGAATTGGTCAATTAACAGAACAAACCATTGTAAGAAGAGCCATTACCGGTGGTTCTTCTCTAAGCGATCAACGGATTAACGAACAGAACCAGGAGCGCTATTTTGTTAAAGCACAGCCGATTCGACCGAATGAGGATTTTTCGAGTGCTTCTATTGATGGAGAAAGCCCTGAAGCAAGTGAAATTCAAGGTGCTGTCTATGTAGAAGCGTCAATAGAAGAAGTGACAGATCAAGCGCAGTCTATTAACCAAATTTTTATTGTCGCATCGACGATTGCTTTGTTAATTACGTTTTTCGTCATTATTTTAGTAGCGCGGACGATTACGGCACCAATCCTCGATATGAGAAGACAAGCTTTACGTATGGGTCATGGGGACTTTTCTAGACAAGTAAAAGTGTATGGATCTGATGAGCTTGGTCAGCTAGCGATGTCATTTAATGAGTTAACGAATAAGCTTCACGATACAACTTTAATGAGAGACCGGGAGCAGAAGCGACTTCGTTCTGTTCTTGCACACATGACGGATGGGGTAGTAGCGACTGATCAAAGTGGATTAATTATTCTGATGAACCGTCGCGCCGAAGAATTGCTAGGCATTTCGCTCAAACACGTACTTAGGAAACCGATTATTGAAGTGTTGAATATGGATGAAACACAAAGCATCTATGATCTTTACGAAAAAAATGAATCGGTATTGCTAGACTTTAGTTATGGCGATAAGCTTGTTTTATTAGAGGCAAATTTTTCTGCGATTCAAGAAGATGAAGGTCCTATGAACGGCCTAATTACGGTTCTTCATGATGTTACGGAAAAAGAGAAAATTGAAGGGGAGCGTCGTGAGTTTGTTGCGAATGTATCCCACGAGCTAAGAACGCCTTTGACTACGATGAAAAGTTATCTTGAAGCGTTAGCGGATGGAGCAATAGAAGACAAGGAAATTGCGCCGCATTTCCTAAACGTCACTCAAAAAGAGACAGATCGAATGATTCGTTTAGTGAATGACTTGCTACAGCTATCAAGAATTGATTCACAAGATTACGAGATGGATTTACAATGGGTTGAATTAGGCTCGTTTTTACACAGTATCATCGAACGATTTGAAATGATTGTGAAAGATAAAGATATTGAATTTCATCGTCATATTGTCAAGCAGCCTACGTTCGCTAAAATCGATGAAGATAAGTTGACGCAAGTTCTAGATAATATTGTGTCTAATGCGATTAAGTATTCTCCAGAAGGCGGAAATGTGACGATTACGCTTCTGCATCAAGGAAATAAAGCAAGAATAAGCATTTCCGATGAAGGAATGGGAATTCCGGCTGAATCGCAGGATAAGATTTTTGAACGTTTTTATCGAGTAGATAAAGCAAGAGCACGTAATGTTGGTGGGACTGGACTTGGTCTAGCGATCGCAAAAGAATATGTGCTTGCCCACGAAGGAGAAATCTGGGTTAATAGTGAATACAATGAAGGAACAACGATCTATATAACATTGCCTTATTCAACGTTTAAAGGAGGTAAAGTGTGA
- a CDS encoding DHH family phosphoesterase produces the protein MPNWNKPWWQHTYVITLFVLVLFLTTWLMFNRWEAGLLVTVLLLVWLFFYFRAKKKDDHYLDTYISTLSYRVNKASDEAITKLPVGIVLYNESGTIQWTNPFIQERFGTGLNGLDVKVIHEDLQQFIQGETTEETIQFDSGYYHFTFEQNERLIYVVDVTEKETTQKRYDHMLPLIAHIYLDNYDEVTQSMDDQIRSRLLAQVTTALNNWANDYDIYLRRTSSDRFLAVMNHKTLLLLEENRFELLDEIREITAKEKAPITLSIGVGTEEASLKQLGVLAQSSLDLALGRGGDQVAIKKKNGRVRFYGGKTNAVEKRTRVRARVISHALRDFVKESEKVIVMGHNRPDMDAIGASIGVLKLADLNDREGFIVLDEEDTNADVQRLLDEVKQQDHLWNQFVSPEEAIQIADKETLLIIVDTHKPSMVIEPKLLQMVDRIIVLDHHRRSEDFVHDPVLVYMEPYASSTAELVTELLEYQPMQFKMDRLEATALLAGITVDTKSFAVRTGARTFDAASFLRANGADTALVQKLLKEDLGSYVRRAKLMENAYVYRDGYAIAMAKDDEPYDQIIIAQAADTLLTMSGVRASFVVCKRGDGRVGISARSLGDINVQVIMERLGGGGHLSNAATQLEETTREEVKDRLEQAIDEGFEGGTER, from the coding sequence ATGCCTAATTGGAACAAGCCGTGGTGGCAGCACACGTATGTCATCACATTGTTTGTCCTTGTTTTGTTTTTAACGACGTGGCTTATGTTTAATCGTTGGGAGGCTGGTTTACTCGTAACGGTGCTGTTGCTTGTGTGGTTGTTTTTCTATTTTCGTGCAAAGAAAAAAGACGATCATTATCTTGATACGTATATCTCGACTTTATCGTATCGAGTAAATAAAGCAAGTGATGAAGCAATAACCAAGCTTCCAGTCGGGATTGTGCTTTATAATGAGAGTGGAACGATTCAATGGACAAATCCATTTATTCAAGAACGATTTGGTACAGGGTTAAATGGACTGGATGTAAAGGTAATTCATGAGGATTTACAGCAATTTATCCAAGGGGAAACGACGGAAGAAACTATTCAGTTTGATTCAGGTTATTACCACTTTACCTTTGAACAAAACGAACGGCTTATTTATGTTGTTGATGTAACAGAGAAAGAGACGACGCAGAAGCGGTATGACCATATGCTACCGTTAATCGCTCATATCTATTTGGATAACTATGATGAAGTAACACAAAGCATGGACGACCAAATTCGAAGCCGCTTATTGGCCCAAGTCACTACAGCGCTAAACAATTGGGCGAATGACTATGACATTTATTTGCGCCGAACGTCTTCAGATCGCTTTTTAGCTGTGATGAATCACAAGACATTGTTGCTGTTAGAAGAAAATCGGTTTGAACTTCTTGATGAGATTCGTGAGATTACCGCAAAAGAAAAGGCGCCTATCACATTAAGTATCGGTGTCGGTACGGAAGAAGCATCACTGAAGCAGCTTGGTGTTTTAGCGCAATCCAGCCTGGACCTTGCATTAGGTCGAGGAGGAGATCAAGTCGCGATTAAAAAGAAAAATGGTCGTGTTCGCTTTTACGGAGGGAAAACAAACGCCGTTGAGAAACGAACGCGGGTCCGTGCAAGAGTGATTTCCCATGCTTTGCGTGATTTCGTTAAAGAAAGCGAGAAAGTCATTGTGATGGGGCATAATCGTCCTGATATGGATGCGATTGGTGCGTCTATAGGCGTATTAAAGTTAGCGGATTTAAATGATCGTGAGGGCTTTATCGTCTTAGATGAGGAAGATACAAATGCAGATGTTCAGCGCTTGCTTGATGAAGTGAAGCAACAAGATCATTTATGGAATCAATTTGTTTCTCCAGAAGAAGCGATTCAGATTGCAGACAAAGAAACGTTGCTCATCATCGTAGATACGCATAAACCTTCTATGGTTATCGAACCAAAGCTGCTACAGATGGTTGATCGCATCATTGTTCTTGATCACCATAGAAGAAGTGAAGATTTTGTTCATGATCCCGTTCTTGTTTATATGGAACCCTATGCGTCTTCAACAGCAGAGCTTGTAACAGAGTTGCTTGAATACCAACCGATGCAGTTTAAAATGGATCGATTAGAAGCAACGGCCCTTTTGGCAGGCATTACGGTAGATACGAAAAGTTTTGCTGTGCGGACAGGTGCAAGAACGTTTGATGCAGCCTCCTTTTTAAGGGCTAATGGAGCTGATACGGCACTGGTTCAGAAGTTGTTAAAAGAAGATCTAGGAAGCTACGTACGTCGTGCAAAGCTAATGGAAAATGCATATGTTTATCGCGACGGGTATGCGATTGCGATGGCAAAAGATGATGAACCATACGATCAAATTATTATTGCTCAAGCCGCAGATACACTGTTGACGATGAGCGGTGTGCGCGCATCCTTCGTTGTTTGTAAGCGAGGCGATGGTCGTGTCGGAATTAGCGCTCGCTCGTTAGGTGATATTAATGTTCAAGTCATTATGGAGCGGCTCGGTGGTGGCGGGCATCTTTCTAATGCGGCAACGCAATTAGAAGAGACCACACGTGAAGAAGTTAAAGATAGGCTAGAACAAGCGATTGATGAGGGATTTGAAGGAGGTACCGAACGATGA
- the yycF gene encoding response regulator YycF — protein MDKYILVVDDEKPIADILKFNLEKEGFSVDCAYDGNEALEKVSERKPDLMLLDIMLPFKDGMEVCREVRKQYDLPIIMLTAKDSEIDKVLGLELGADDYVTKPFSTRELLARVKANLRRQQAATDDTGSSSKEMHIGDLSIHPDAYQVRKRGEAVDLTHREFELIHYLGKHLGQVMTREHLLQAVWGYDYFGDVRTVDVTVRRLREKVEDNPSYPTWIMTRRGVGYFLASQDNQE, from the coding sequence ATGGATAAATATATATTAGTTGTAGATGATGAAAAACCAATTGCAGATATATTGAAATTTAATTTGGAAAAAGAAGGCTTTAGTGTTGATTGTGCATATGACGGAAATGAAGCATTGGAAAAAGTGAGCGAGCGAAAACCAGATTTAATGTTACTGGATATTATGCTGCCCTTTAAGGATGGAATGGAAGTTTGTCGCGAAGTGCGGAAGCAATACGACTTACCGATTATTATGCTCACTGCAAAAGACTCAGAAATTGATAAAGTTCTAGGCTTAGAGCTAGGCGCGGACGACTATGTAACGAAACCGTTTAGTACACGCGAACTATTAGCACGAGTAAAAGCCAATCTAAGAAGGCAGCAAGCTGCAACAGACGACACAGGCTCGTCTTCAAAAGAAATGCATATTGGCGATCTATCGATTCACCCAGACGCTTATCAAGTGCGAAAACGTGGAGAAGCGGTTGACTTAACACATAGAGAGTTTGAGTTGATTCACTATCTTGGAAAGCACCTTGGACAAGTCATGACCCGTGAGCATTTATTACAAGCAGTATGGGGCTATGATTACTTTGGTGACGTGCGTACAGTCGATGTAACAGTAAGACGGTTAAGAGAGAAAGTTGAAGATAATCCAAGCTATCCTACGTGGATTATGACCCGCCGAGGTGTCGGGTACTTCCTAGCGTCGCAGGATAATCAGGAGTAA
- a CDS encoding YycH family regulatory protein encodes MKYEQFKTVTLVALICLSLFFTYQLWTYQPSMQALESESDVSESYANSMIGEERAVTELIQPSSMILHKDDQGYALMNRVDNRFEETLGSLRSHGLEHAISADPVQTSAQGIELRFPDEIPLQSLLAFFDEDYDQMNTNREVDRLLIYVAEDEHVNLTFASAEKEDFMSMRSSMPASELKNLIYANDTEAELETEVVKENDSDYLLLRNDIYVPVEKQVVRLYDYTLNMDSDMPMLINQRLFSGTDVPRANQLNGEYLFTDGSRTVTHDSTISYLNYSYPYSTDSQEESSRHILEVGQEFINATGGWTDQYAVDQVNKKDSTGQIEFRLHVNHLPVHEYRLTTASSDQDRMKMYITRAGTQVISMGRPLFQLQDSYTHQEREVASGVDAVELLKSSSSVLWEDVKDVRLGYKATMTSRNRAELSPAWFYKANGDWKPIEKPDEELPG; translated from the coding sequence GTGAAATACGAACAGTTTAAAACTGTCACTTTAGTTGCTTTAATTTGCTTAAGTTTGTTTTTTACTTATCAATTATGGACGTATCAACCAAGTATGCAAGCACTAGAAAGTGAATCGGATGTAAGTGAAAGTTATGCGAATTCCATGATAGGTGAAGAGCGAGCAGTGACAGAGCTTATTCAGCCAAGCTCAATGATTCTACACAAAGATGATCAAGGATACGCGTTAATGAACCGTGTAGATAATCGATTTGAAGAAACGCTGGGGAGCTTAAGAAGTCACGGATTAGAGCATGCCATATCAGCCGATCCTGTCCAGACAAGTGCACAAGGTATTGAGTTACGTTTCCCTGATGAAATACCGCTTCAATCGCTTCTCGCTTTTTTTGATGAAGATTATGATCAAATGAATACGAATCGTGAAGTCGATCGTCTGCTTATTTATGTAGCGGAGGATGAGCATGTGAATTTAACCTTTGCGTCAGCGGAAAAAGAAGATTTCATGTCGATGCGTTCGTCAATGCCAGCGAGTGAACTGAAAAATTTAATTTACGCGAATGACACAGAAGCAGAGCTAGAAACGGAAGTCGTTAAAGAAAATGACTCTGATTATTTGTTGCTACGAAATGATATTTACGTGCCAGTAGAGAAACAAGTTGTACGTTTATATGACTATACGCTAAATATGGATAGTGACATGCCCATGCTGATTAATCAGCGATTATTTAGTGGAACGGATGTACCGAGAGCCAATCAATTAAATGGAGAATATTTATTTACAGACGGCAGTCGAACAGTGACGCACGATAGCACGATCTCGTATTTAAATTACTCGTATCCATATTCTACAGATAGCCAAGAAGAGAGCAGTCGTCATATTTTAGAAGTCGGACAAGAATTTATTAACGCAACAGGTGGATGGACGGATCAATATGCGGTCGATCAAGTAAATAAAAAAGATTCGACTGGCCAAATTGAATTTCGTTTACATGTTAATCATCTTCCTGTTCATGAGTATCGTTTAACGACGGCAAGTAGCGATCAAGATCGAATGAAAATGTACATTACCCGTGCAGGGACACAAGTGATAAGCATGGGTCGACCTTTATTTCAACTTCAAGATTCATATACCCATCAAGAGCGAGAAGTCGCTTCAGGTGTAGATGCAGTGGAATTGTTGAAAAGTAGCTCATCGGTTCTTTGGGAAGACGTGAAAGATGTTCGTTTAGGCTATAAAGCAACGATGACCAGCCGAAATCGTGCTGAGCTAAGCCCGGCATGGTTTTATAAAGCAAATGGAGATTGGAAACCAATTGAAAAACCGGACGAGGAGTTACCAGGATGA
- a CDS encoding DUF2232 domain-containing protein has protein sequence MEDKKVVTRGIMNGLLFVLLYSLLVTGIPLINILAFIALPLPLLYMTSVYGLKTGILTGSLSSIVAILISLIFSSIILLPIGFALIGVLGGYYQYMKKSAVERLSIFIIAPFLFSAIIYVVIEGLYGISILGAVRDTMYETQNLAETFAVDVYDDAFIDAYIQMLRDMMPFLLLIFGAIYGFIVYGLSTLMFKRVGITYNKLPPFRDWEFPRYFIVFYFIFLVLGLFPFEQGSFMASVSLIGFNIFSIFLVLQGLSFIQTYMYYKKASKASMIMVTIGIVLCMLLISLAVFFVRIIGMFDMMLRIRDRFKE, from the coding sequence AACGGCTTACTTTTTGTGCTGTTATATAGTTTGCTTGTTACGGGCATTCCATTAATAAATATACTTGCATTTATTGCACTTCCATTACCGCTTCTCTATATGACTTCTGTATATGGCTTGAAAACGGGAATTCTTACAGGAAGTCTGTCGAGTATCGTTGCTATACTCATATCGCTTATCTTTTCAAGCATTATTCTGCTACCAATTGGATTTGCGTTGATAGGTGTACTTGGTGGTTATTACCAATACATGAAAAAATCAGCTGTGGAAAGACTTAGTATCTTCATCATTGCTCCCTTTCTTTTTTCAGCGATTATCTATGTTGTGATCGAAGGCTTATATGGCATTTCCATTTTAGGAGCTGTTCGCGATACAATGTATGAAACGCAAAATCTTGCAGAAACGTTTGCAGTGGATGTTTATGATGATGCCTTTATTGACGCGTATATTCAAATGTTACGTGATATGATGCCGTTTCTATTGCTTATTTTTGGTGCCATATACGGCTTTATTGTTTATGGTCTATCTACGCTGATGTTTAAGCGTGTAGGCATCACTTATAATAAACTGCCTCCATTTAGAGATTGGGAATTTCCTAGGTACTTTATTGTTTTCTACTTTATCTTTCTAGTCTTAGGATTATTTCCTTTTGAACAGGGATCTTTTATGGCGAGCGTCTCACTCATAGGGTTTAATATTTTTAGTATCTTCCTTGTCTTACAAGGGCTTTCTTTTATTCAAACCTATATGTATTATAAAAAGGCATCCAAAGCTTCGATGATCATGGTGACAATTGGAATTGTTTTATGTATGCTGTTGATCTCGCTAGCTGTGTTTTTTGTAAGGATTATCGGAATGTTTGATATGATGCTTCGTATAAGAGATCGATTTAAGGAATAA
- the dnaB gene encoding replicative DNA helicase, whose protein sequence is MSDLLNDRTPPQNIEAEQAVLGSILIEVNALTTASERLLPQDFYRASHQRIYEAMLDISEKGDPVDLVTLTAELQGRQWLDDVGGVPYLTDIAETVPTATNVDYYSRIVEEKSLLRRLIRAASDIVKDGYANEDEVGAILDHAEKTILEVAQQKNSTNFVQIKDVLLETYDQIEVLQQSRGDITGIATGFSELDTMTAGFQRNDLIIVAARPSVGKTAFALNIAQNVATKTEENVAIFSLEMGASQLVTRMLCAEGNIDAQRMRTGALEEEDWHKLSMAMGSLSKAGIYIDDTPGVKVGEIRAKCRRLKQESGLGMILIDYLQLIQGNGRGGENRQQEVSEISRTLKAIARELEVPVIALSQLSRGVESRQDKRPMMSDIRESGSIEQDADIVAFLYRDDYYDKETENKNTIEIIIAKQRNGPVGTVELAFVKEYNKFVNLDRRHDESDMPPM, encoded by the coding sequence ATGAGTGATCTTCTAAATGATCGGACACCACCGCAGAATATTGAAGCCGAACAAGCCGTTCTAGGCTCTATTTTAATAGAAGTAAATGCGCTAACTACGGCGAGCGAACGGCTCCTTCCTCAAGACTTTTATCGAGCGAGTCATCAGCGAATTTATGAAGCGATGCTGGATATTAGTGAAAAAGGTGATCCTGTTGATTTAGTGACATTGACTGCTGAGCTCCAAGGAAGGCAATGGCTGGATGATGTTGGCGGTGTTCCTTATTTAACAGATATTGCTGAAACCGTGCCGACAGCGACCAACGTTGATTATTACAGCCGAATTGTCGAGGAGAAATCGCTGCTTCGACGTTTGATTCGTGCAGCCTCTGATATTGTCAAAGATGGTTATGCAAATGAAGATGAAGTAGGCGCCATACTGGACCATGCAGAAAAAACGATTCTGGAAGTGGCTCAACAGAAAAACTCTACAAACTTCGTGCAAATTAAAGACGTTTTACTTGAAACGTACGATCAAATAGAAGTGTTGCAACAATCACGCGGAGATATTACAGGGATTGCAACAGGATTCTCTGAACTAGATACAATGACAGCTGGATTTCAGCGAAATGATTTAATTATCGTTGCAGCACGTCCTTCTGTCGGAAAAACCGCATTTGCATTAAACATCGCACAGAATGTAGCAACCAAGACAGAAGAGAATGTGGCTATCTTTTCATTGGAGATGGGCGCAAGTCAGCTTGTCACACGAATGTTGTGTGCAGAAGGCAATATTGACGCCCAGCGAATGCGAACAGGTGCGTTAGAAGAAGAGGATTGGCATAAACTATCCATGGCCATGGGTTCTTTATCAAAAGCAGGAATTTATATTGATGATACACCGGGAGTGAAAGTCGGTGAAATCCGTGCTAAATGTCGCCGATTGAAGCAAGAGAGTGGTCTTGGCATGATTCTGATTGACTATTTACAGCTGATTCAAGGAAACGGTAGAGGTGGTGAAAACCGCCAACAGGAAGTATCGGAGATTTCACGGACTTTAAAAGCAATTGCCCGTGAGCTTGAAGTACCCGTTATTGCTCTGTCACAGCTTTCTCGAGGTGTAGAGTCACGACAAGATAAGCGACCAATGATGTCCGATATTCGTGAATCAGGGAGTATTGAGCAGGATGCAGATATTGTTGCATTCCTCTATCGTGATGATTACTACGATAAAGAAACGGAAAATAAGAATACAATAGAAATTATCATCGCTAAACAACGAAATGGTCCAGTGGGAACGGTTGAGCTTGCATTCGTTAAAGAATACAACAAATTCGTGAATCTAGATCGAAGACACGATGAAAGCGATATGCCACCAATGTAA
- the rplI gene encoding 50S ribosomal protein L9: MKVIFLKDVKGKGKKGETKDVAEGYARNYLLPNHLAKEATTGNMKDLEAQQKSQEKKVQAELEEAQAFKQKLEELTITIPAKAGEGGRLFGAVSTKQIAEALQKEVKKIDKRKIQLDDPIRTLGYTKVPIKIHPEVTAVLNVHVKEV, from the coding sequence ATGAAAGTTATTTTCTTAAAAGATGTTAAAGGAAAAGGAAAAAAAGGTGAAACAAAGGATGTTGCAGAAGGTTATGCACGTAACTATTTGCTACCAAACCACTTAGCCAAAGAAGCAACTACTGGTAATATGAAAGATCTTGAAGCGCAACAGAAGAGTCAAGAAAAGAAAGTTCAAGCTGAATTAGAAGAAGCGCAGGCATTTAAACAGAAACTTGAAGAATTAACGATTACGATTCCTGCAAAAGCAGGTGAAGGTGGTCGCTTATTTGGAGCTGTCTCGACAAAACAAATTGCTGAAGCTCTTCAAAAAGAAGTCAAGAAAATTGATAAGCGAAAAATTCAATTAGATGATCCTATTCGTACTCTCGGCTACACGAAAGTACCAATTAAGATTCATCCAGAAGTAACAGCTGTTTTAAATGTTCATGTAAAGGAAGTATAA
- a CDS encoding adenylosuccinate synthase, whose protein sequence is MSSVVVVGTQWGDEGKGKITDYLSEKAEVVARYQGGNNAGHTIVFGGKKYKLHLIPSGIFYKDKTCVIGNGMVIDPKALVEELAYLHERDVDTSNLRISNRAHVILPYHIKLDVVEEERKGANKIGTTKKGIGPAYMDKAARIGIRIADLLEKDTFASKVASVLKEKNRLFEKYYETEGFSVDEIVEEYFEYGQQIAKYVVDTSVVLNDALDEGRRVLFEGAQGVMLDIDQGTYPFVTSSNPIAGGVTIGSGVGPSKIHHVVGVSKAYTTRVGDGPFPTELHDEIGDQIREVGREYGTTTGRARRVGWFDSVVVRHARRVSGITDLSLNSIDVLTGIKTLKICTSYQYKGEVMEEFPASLNVLAECEPVYEELPGWEEDITGAKTLEDLPENARHYIERVSQLTGIPLTVFSVGPDRNQTNTVRGVFA, encoded by the coding sequence ATGTCTTCAGTTGTTGTTGTAGGAACACAATGGGGCGATGAAGGTAAAGGAAAAATTACGGATTATTTATCCGAAAAAGCCGAGGTTGTTGCTCGTTATCAAGGTGGGAACAATGCAGGACATACAATTGTTTTCGGTGGAAAGAAGTATAAGCTTCATTTAATTCCTTCAGGTATTTTTTATAAAGATAAAACATGTGTAATTGGAAATGGCATGGTGATTGATCCAAAGGCACTTGTAGAGGAACTTGCTTATTTGCATGAGCGAGATGTCGATACGAGTAACTTACGTATTTCAAATCGTGCGCATGTGATCTTACCTTATCATATAAAATTAGATGTAGTAGAAGAAGAGCGAAAAGGTGCAAATAAGATCGGGACCACCAAAAAAGGAATCGGTCCAGCTTATATGGATAAAGCAGCACGTATTGGGATTCGTATTGCTGATTTGCTAGAAAAAGATACATTTGCAAGCAAAGTTGCATCTGTTCTTAAAGAGAAAAATCGTTTATTTGAAAAGTATTATGAAACAGAAGGATTTTCGGTTGATGAGATCGTTGAAGAATACTTTGAATATGGACAGCAAATTGCGAAGTACGTTGTTGATACATCGGTTGTTTTAAATGACGCTCTTGACGAAGGACGTCGCGTTCTGTTTGAAGGTGCACAAGGCGTTATGCTTGATATCGATCAAGGAACCTATCCGTTTGTTACGTCTTCAAATCCGATTGCCGGTGGTGTCACAATCGGTTCTGGCGTAGGCCCTTCTAAAATTCATCATGTAGTAGGTGTTTCTAAAGCGTACACGACTCGAGTAGGCGATGGACCATTCCCTACAGAGCTTCATGATGAAATTGGTGACCAAATCCGTGAAGTTGGAAGAGAATACGGAACGACTACCGGTCGTGCGAGACGTGTTGGCTGGTTTGACAGTGTTGTTGTACGTCATGCAAGACGTGTAAGTGGCATTACAGATCTTTCATTAAATTCAATTGACGTATTAACAGGGATTAAAACGTTGAAAATTTGTACAAGCTATCAGTACAAGGGTGAAGTGATGGAAGAGTTCCCTGCAAGTTTAAATGTTTTAGCAGAATGCGAACCGGTCTATGAAGAACTTCCTGGTTGGGAAGAAGATATTACCGGTGCAAAAACATTGGAAGACTTGCCTGAAAATGCACGTCATTATATTGAGCGTGTAAGTCAATTAACAGGAATTCCATTAACCGTTTTTTCTGTTGGCCCAGATCGAAATCAAACGAATACGGTTCGTGGTGTATTTGCATAA